The stretch of DNA CACCTCTGATGCAATAGCACTCGTATCCTGAGCAGGCAACAGCAACTTGCCATAAACCGCCAATGCCTCATCCGTTGTCAGACCGCTATCCCTGGGCAACCGCTTCAATTCAATCCCTCTAATTTTGCCCGCAGCCAGATGAACGCCGAAATTCATGCGCGCAATCAGCGTACCCGCATTCGCCCACGACTCGGCATAATCCGGAAAACCCGTAGGCGGCACATAGCCATACAGCGGCTCACCCATGCGGTAAAACCAGCCCATCATCGGCTGTGGATTCTTCACATCGGCTTCCAATGCGCGGAGAGAACTCACCACCAACTCAAACGGCGACTTCATCTTGCTCCGCTTCTTCGCCTCTGCCCAAAACTCTCGAGACTGCGCCAACGTAGCCATCACAGCAGCGATATCGCCATCCGTCTCGCGAAATGTCTTCGCCATCCGCTCGACCAGCGCCTCGGGAGGGCTATCGTTTATAAACCGACGCGCCAGCTTCGTAGAAATAAAACGCGCAGTTGAAGGGTGTTCGGTCAGCATATCCAGAACGCGCTCGCCCTCTTCCATGCCACCCCTTGCAGGGAACTTCTCACCCAACACCACCTTAGCCTTCTGATCGTGCCAGTCTCTGCGGAACACAAATTCGCCCTCGCGAATGAGTTTTTTACTTCCTTTTGCGATTTGCTTCTCGAGATTTTTCCGCGCATTTTTATAAGGCATCGCAGCCCAACCCGTCAACACACGCGCGACCTCTGTAACATCCTGCTGCGTGTATCCACCATCCACACCCAGCGTGTGCAACTCCATCAACTCGCGGGCGTAATTCTCATTCAAACCATACTTGCGTCTGTTTTTTGGAGGGGGCTGCGCCATAGCCTCACCGCCCATCATACCACCATCCATACCCATCTCACCCGATGCCACCTCCTGTTTGGGCTTTGCCTGATTCCGCTGTGATGGCGGTGCCATACGCGACTGGGTATTGTCCAGATAATACAACATCGCCGGATGCTTTGCCGTCGCACCCAAAATCACGCGGAACTTGCCCAACACATTGGGACGAATCGCATCGCGCTCATAAGAGAGCACATAACCGCGCGCCCCACCATCGCGCGTGGTCACGTTAAAGTGATTAAACCAGAAATCCGTCAGCACCTCAGTGAGTTGGTTCTCGCTATACACCGCCCGCATCACTTTCTGGCTCTGAATTTCATGATTAAAAAGCGCGTTGTAAGAACGCAACCCGTGCTCCTTGCGATACGCCCTTATCTTCTGATACATCTCTTTGCGATCCATTTTTGCGGGATCAACCACGCCCTGTCTCTCCAGTATTCGGCGAATCCGCCCACTCTGCACATAAGTTTCAGACATTTCAAACTGCGTCATCTTCAACGCCGGAAACGCTTCCAATCGCTTGTCCAAATCAGCATCTGGCAAATTGCCCTTCAACTGCTGTGCCAGCCATTTCTCGGGACCCATCTGCGCCACCTTTTCCACTTCACCGGGCCGCGCACCAAAGGCAAATCGCTCTAAGAGATACGCCGCAGCCTGCTCCTTGCTCAGCCCCTCTGCTTTGTAGGACAGTTGCAACTCAGCATTCACAGGAGCTATCGCAAGCAACGCACCACAGCACAAAACAATAAGTGAAAAGCGCAATGTCATTGCAAACCTCCATAAAAAAACTCGAGTGCCATACTCGACACTCGAGTTCTCTTTCCTGAAGCGGTGTAAACTGCACA from Gemmatimonadota bacterium encodes:
- a CDS encoding DUF1800 domain-containing protein is translated as MTLRFSLIVLCCGALLAIAPVNAELQLSYKAEGLSKEQAAAYLLERFAFGARPGEVEKVAQMGPEKWLAQQLKGNLPDADLDKRLEAFPALKMTQFEMSETYVQSGRIRRILERQGVVDPAKMDRKEMYQKIRAYRKEHGLRSYNALFNHEIQSQKVMRAVYSENQLTEVLTDFWFNHFNVTTRDGGARGYVLSYERDAIRPNVLGKFRVILGATAKHPAMLYYLDNTQSRMAPPSQRNQAKPKQEVASGEMGMDGGMMGGEAMAQPPPKNRRKYGLNENYARELMELHTLGVDGGYTQQDVTEVARVLTGWAAMPYKNARKNLEKQIAKGSKKLIREGEFVFRRDWHDQKAKVVLGEKFPARGGMEEGERVLDMLTEHPSTARFISTKLARRFINDSPPEALVERMAKTFRETDGDIAAVMATLAQSREFWAEAKKRSKMKSPFELVVSSLRALEADVKNPQPMMGWFYRMGEPLYGYVPPTGFPDYAESWANAGTLIARMNFGVHLAAGKIRGIELKRLPRDSGLTTDEALAVYGKLLLPAQDTSAIASEV